A window of Tatumella citrea genomic DNA:
TTTTCCGGCTCTGCCTCAGCAGCCCCTACCTGCTGGAATGGAAGCGGTACAACTTTTAGTTTTGGGACCGTCACTGCAGGCCAGGCTGCGACTACTTCCGGGCAGGTTGTCTTTACCTGCAATAATTACGATGGAAAGACGGAATATATCCGGGCCTGTTTGTTTCTGCAGGATAATGCACCACTGCAGATGAATCCAAACGGGGTCAGTGGTTATCCGCTCTATTTTAATGTGTATCCTTCAACCGACCCTTCCAATGCTTTGGGGGCTAACAGCGGGGGATATGCAGAAATTGATTATCAGCTACCGACAGGACAATCTCTGGAGCAATATTTCAGTCTGATTGCTAAGGTAGTGTCGGGCCAGAGCAAGCTGACTGCGCTGGATTATTATAATTACGGCTTTTGGTCGAATATTAAATACAGTTATGCTTCCAGTGCCAGCCAGCTACCTTCCTGTGCCTCTATGGCTCAGACCAGTATGGTGCAGGTCCAGCTGGCCGCGAATGCGGTGGTAAAAAACGGCTGCACCATTAATGATGTCAGCGATTTAGATTTTGGTCAGCAAAGCCCTGCCGTTTCTTCATCGTTGTCGGCAACATCATCATCAACGGTGACCGTCACCTGCCCGGTAAATACTGCATTTTCGGTGGGAATGGGTACCGGCTTACACAGTCAGCAGTCTGACCGCTATATGTGCAACAGCACAGACAATCAGTGTGTTGCTTATCAGTTGTATCAGGATGCTGCCCATAGCACGGTCTGGAATAATACCAATACTGAGTCAGTTCGCTCGGCTACCGGTAGTAGCCAGAGTCTGACAGTGTATGGGGT
This region includes:
- a CDS encoding Csu type fimbrial protein; the encoded protein is MSLVRVILLVMAATAGFCFSGSASAAPTCWNGSGTTFSFGTVTAGQAATTSGQVVFTCNNYDGKTEYIRACLFLQDNAPLQMNPNGVSGYPLYFNVYPSTDPSNALGANSGGYAEIDYQLPTGQSLEQYFSLIAKVVSGQSKLTALDYYNYGFWSNIKYSYASSASQLPSCASMAQTSMVQVQLAANAVVKNGCTINDVSDLDFGQQSPAVSSSLSATSSSTVTVTCPVNTAFSVGMGTGLHSQQSDRYMCNSTDNQCVAYQLYQDAAHSTVWNNTNTESVRSATGSSQSLTVYGVVPSQTWPTPGDYSDTVTVTLNY